The Pseudomonadota bacterium genome has a segment encoding these proteins:
- the ssb gene encoding single-stranded DNA-binding protein produces the protein MSGLNKVMLIGRLGKDPEIRYTNAGVAIANFTIATSEDWKDKASGEKKERTEWHRIVAFGKLGEICGEYLSKGKQVYIEGRLQTRAWDDKDGNKRYTTEIVSSDMQFLDRKDSGDSSRKDYNNDAMDRGAPGPMHNNAQDDDIPF, from the coding sequence ATGTCAGGTTTAAACAAAGTAATGTTAATCGGTAGGCTTGGTAAAGATCCGGAGATCCGTTATACAAATGCAGGAGTTGCAATTGCTAATTTCACTATTGCAACATCTGAAGATTGGAAAGATAAGGCAAGCGGTGAAAAAAAAGAACGTACCGAATGGCATCGTATAGTAGCTTTTGGAAAGCTCGGTGAAATATGCGGAGAGTATCTTTCTAAAGGAAAACAGGTTTATATTGAAGGCCGGCTTCAGACAAGGGCCTGGGATGACAAAGACGGTAATAAAAGATACACAACTGAAATCGTATCTTCCGATATGCAATTTCTTGACAGAAAAGATTCGGGTGATTCTTCAAGAAAGGATTATAATAATGATGCCATGGATCGTGGTGCTCCTGGACCCATGCATAATAACGCACAGGATGATGATATACCGTTTTAA